The sequence aggcaggcaggcaggcaggcaggcgaGCGGTAGTGGACCGGAAGTCTAGAAGCGATTAAACTAGCTGGCCGGAAGATGCGATGAAACTAGGGTGAGGTAGAGCAACACTCACGCGCAGGAGGTCGGCGGGTTCCACACAATGCCGGCGATCACCACGAGCTGCAGGTACAGAAGAAATtgggataaaaaaaataataaaattagatAGATACTATTGCAAAAATGTTATATGAGAAATACTAACAATGGTTAGAATGATATATATAGGCTTAAGGTGTTGCATGTTATCCTTCCAtcgataatattttttaattttacgaTTTTTACGATGATGATACTTagcaaattgaaaaaaaaaatgaatctcGCAAGAATCAGCAGTGAGCAGCATCGCGGCCTAGCTGTCCGGCGGACAATTGAatcaagactgaagaagaaacGCAATGACCGGCGGGAGTGATGGGCACCTCGTCGAACTCGCCGGCGGGGCTGTCGTGGTAGCGCGCGAGGAACATGCCGCCGAGCGTGTAGCCGAACGCCTCGACGAGCCGCAGCTCCCGGGGCACGAACGCGCGCGCCGTCGACGCCTTCACCAAATGCAGCTGGTACAATGCGCTGCGACCCAGCAAGAAAACCATCAGCCGGCCACTCGCGCACGATCAAACGAGACAACAcgcaaggaaaaaaagaagagagcgGCGGCCTTGCCTGCCCTTGAACACCCATGGCGGCCCGTGCTGGTACCCCGCACAGGGCCTCTCCTTCTCGGCCGCCATGGACCCTCCTCTGCAAGAATGCAAGAAACCAACCGGCTGGCCACTGGATCAGGGAGGGCGTAGAAGGCCTGGATTTTATAGGTGGTGTGAGCAAGGGAGAAGGGGCAAGGGGCGATGAATGATGATACAGTGACTGATGCTGGGAAGCAGGCGGGTGCTGGCTGCCTAAGCAAGTGATTTACTACTGTTAGTATTCGTCCAGAAGCGCCAAAGAGGAATGGAATGGATGTGTGGGAGCCCCCGGACCTTATCCAGTGCACAGGAGGCACTAGTTTAGAGGCTGGGAGGTAGGATTTCCGGTGTGATGTCAGCATATGGATGGGATGGATTTCCTTCCGGAGGGAAAGCGGTTTCTCTTAGGTGACTCATTGAGAATTAATTCACATGTCAACCGTCATATTACGGTATAATTATTGTGAGGATCTCCTACCGGATGGGATGAAGATCCATGCGGGGCTCACGTTTTCCCGCTTGCCAGTAGGGTTCACAAATTCGATAGACCTGAAAACTGTTCGAGGTTGGTAATTACACAGTAATTCAGTTGAATTCGATAGAAATCGGGcaaattttgttaatttttatttttaaaattttaaatttgagtttgatCGGTAACCACTCGATTTCTAAATACGGTACGGATCGAATTAGCCGGTAATTGCAATAACCGAACGGTTACCGTCGCATTTTCAAACCCTACCTGCCAGGCTCAGAGTATGCGTCTGATAAAGCCCTGCTATTAAGCGCGTGTGCATGAGCGGGTCTCCTCGTGAATCATCCGGCAGACTACCGCTCTttcattttttgatttttttccctcccgtctttccttttttttaaaaaaaattgcacgaGAAAAATTTGGCTAAAAAAGTTTTGAGGAGAAAATTTGCATGAGAAAGTTTTGCtcaaaaaattaacaaaaaaagtTAACTTTGAATTTATGTGGACTCCACGCAATAGTTGTTCGCTCGGAGAGCGTCGAAGAGAATTTTCGCGCCTGATACCACACAGGGGTGGGCGTGGCCGACTAGCtgtttgctgctgctgtttTTGGGAAGGTTGGTCCAATGATGGTGATGATCCTGACTCCTGAGTGAGGTGACAAGGGGAGGGGAAACAGTGGAGCTCACTCCACTGTGTCGTGTGATGGCAACGTACGTGCGTGCAGGTGCAGGGCATGTTGAGCGAGGGGCTGGTGAAGGATGCGTCGGTGTCGAGTGACGGAGGAATCGACCAAAACGGCAAGTTGCCAAGTTGCAGCTGATGGTCGAAAACGGCGGCGCCTCTGGCTCTTGCTAGGTTTGGCCCGGCGGCGCGCCGCTGACCGGAATCTCACGGGGAAAATCGGGGACTCCCGATCGACACCCGTAGCGTGGAGCTCGCCTTGTTGGCATTCGGCATGGCCGTCCTGGTCGCGACGTGAGCACGCGCAGTTGCACATCGAGCTGAAAAGTGGACAGAAACGCTGTTCAGAGTTCAGATTATCAACAGCAGCTCCAGCAAGACATACAATCACTAAAGGGACCCGCATCCTCTTCGGTAAAGTCAGAGGTGCTATAGTAATTCATGAGTGTATAAACAGTAAAATACAGCTTATCACCGTTGAAAAGGTACTGTAGCAATACTGTATCACCAAAATCCTGACCGTACATTCGTGATCCCGTGGACGGAAATATACAAACTGCAAGTGACTGTAGCACCTCTGACTTTACCGAAGCAAGTCAGGATGCGAATCCATCACCGAAGAGGGTTTGCACGGTGTGAACAAATTGGACATGCTTACGCTGACGACAAGCAAATCTCCATTACACAGGGAACACTCCCTAGCAGAAATGGAAGCTGGAAGGCTGACACAGTGATCCCGTAAGCAGAATATTCATTTGCACGCGACTTGTCTGCCCACAGATCCGGTGCCTGGAATGGTACGAGTAGCCTGACCGATTCTTTGCACAAGACTGCTCTACTCTAGCCCTGGTTTGCTGCTGCTCGCCGACCGTGCGTCCGAATAGATGACACGGGTGCTTGGCTCCTTTTGCTCCACCACTCAAAGCAGGATTCATGCTCTTGGACAGCACCCGGAGGAGCCTTTTCTCCACAGGGTGTAGTTTTTCTGTAGATTCAGAGGGCTCTCTGCTCTCACACTGCAGAGGTTGCAGGTCCCCCGGCCGATGATTATTCGGTCTTCAAGACTTCAACCCAGCAAAAACAGAGGATGTTCACTGCAAGTTCATGGAAATTCCAAGCAAACTGGTAAATAGCATTTCATAGAAGTCCGTGTATCGTTCAACTCTTCAACATTACTAAACAAATACTCACAATATCCAAGCTAAAGAAGTGCCTAATAACTAAGTAGGCACAGCCAAACAGAAGTTGACATTAAAACATGAAATAAGCCAATAATGCTATGTGcaggaattactgttcacgAGCAAAAACACTGTTCCTACCAGTACCGCAAGTAAAACTAACATGAAGCAAAACTTTAAgtacatatagatgataaagaGAAGGACTGCCATGTCTACCTGGGGTGATCCAAACATTCAGATTCTCCATGCACCACCATTCAGGTTTCTTGTAAATCAAACCATATACCTACGACTTAGACACAAGCAGGCAGATATTAGATACCTTTATGCTTTAACACTACAATGGCAAAAcactttttatttctttttgacaGTGTAATGCATATTTACCCTTTTACAATGATGCCATCATCTTCAAATGCGCACCTCAGATGAAGTATCCCACGAATTGGACCATTTTGCCTTCTTTCAGCCTTTTGGTGTATTATCAACTTATCAAGCATTCAAGCATCATTCTACAGAACATAAAAGAATAATCTGCAAGATAATAATAGCTTTTCTACAAACCCAACAGAATACAACAGGAGCTTGCCAGCGTGCAAAATAAGGACAGGTGAAGTGCACCTATTTGATAAGGCAATTGTGCTTTGACTAAGAAAAGGCCTGGACCTTAATTAACTAGCACTCTTTTCTTAGAATCAGAAATCAAACCGTTCCAGCAAATGTGTCAACCGTTGCAGGCTTCCATGTGAAAATGATATTTTTCAGGTAGAAACTTCAGATCATGCTGATACTTTCCTTGTGAGAACATAGATATCAACAAGGAAGCTGTAGAAGCTTCAAGAGAGAAGCCCCGTTCATCAATTTTATAGAGGTAAGTCCCAGCCTTGTCATTCACATTTTTGCGAAGTAAGCTTCTAACTATAGCATTTAGCATAAGGGAGTTGGCGGCGCAGCCATTATTCTCCGTAGATAGAAACATGTCATCAGACTCTTCTAGCAACCCTTCTTCTATAAGATATACTATTATTAATCTGTAGGTCACAACATCAGGCACTAAACCATTAGCCGATATAGCAGCAAACAAACCCAGGGCTTCATCCTTCCTACCATATCTAAGCAAGGCATCAATCATAATATTGTAACTTCTAGTATCAAGTCGAAAATCCATCAAGCACAGGCTCTGAAACATTTGGAGTGCCTCATGGATGTGATTATTTTTACAAAGTCCTTCTAGAATTATACCGTATGTGAAAATATCAAAGCGTGTTCCACTGTTGATCAACTTGAGATAGAGTTCCATTGCAGCAGCAGTCCTTCCAGTCCGAAATAACCCTTGCAGCATTATGTTATATGTAATGACATCAGGTTTTACACCCTTGTTCAACATATCTCTGATAAGAGCTAATCCATCCTCTGTCCTTCCATTCTTACAGTAGCCATTGATCACCGTACCATAGGTAACATCATCAGGTTGCAAGCCAACAGCAACCATACTAGCAAATAGCGTCATCGCTTCATCCATCTTTccatctaagcaaaatccattTATCAGCGTATTATATAGTACAACATTAGGTTGCAGGCCAACAACGACCATATCATCAAGTAGCTTCATCGCTTCATCCATCTTACGAGCTAAGCAACATCCATCTATTAGAGTACTGTATGTAATGACATCAGGTTTCACACCTATATGAACCATCAAGTCCAAGATATTTTGGGCTTCCATAACCCTTCCTTCTTTGCATAGGTTGCCCATTATCATGTTGAAGAAGACAGCATTGGGGTGGATGCCTGTTTTGATCATTTCAAAAGCTAATCCCTCAGCCTCCTTCCATTTGCCAAGGGTACAGAGACCATAAATTAGGGAGGTAAAAATTATGACGTTAGGAGTAAATCCTTCATTGATAAGCTGGTTGAATTGGGACATGGCATCATCCACTCTACTAAGTTTGCAAAGTGCATCTATTATAGTTCCATAGCTCACTATATTAGGTTTCAGTCCTTGCTGCTGCATTTTTGTAAATATAAGCACTGCTTCATCAACCATTTCATATTTACCATACGCACATATCAATATGTTGAAGACATGATGATCAGGTGCAATACCATTTGCTGTCATCAAAGTGAGTAGATTGTGCATATCATCAAGAGCTCCTCTGGTAGCATATGCATGAAGAAGAACACTATACGTAGTAACATTAGGTTTTCGGCCTTTCTCGATCATGGAATCAAAAATCTTTCTAGCATCTGCACATCTTCCCTTCTTGCAAAGATAGTCCATAATCGAGTTATAAGTAACAATATTGGGTCCAAGACCCTTTCTGGACATTTCTTTCAACATTATAACTGCCTCCATCCACTGTCCTGAAGTGCAATATCCATGCACAAGACTACTGTACGTGGTGCCATCTGGCACAACACCTTTATCAAACATCTGCTGTAGAACCGCCTCAGCCTTGTCCATAGCTTGAGCCTTGCACAGGCCATCAATGATTGAGTTGTAAGTCACAACATCTGGCGAAATCCCACAATCCAGCATTTCACGAAATAGACTGTAAGCTTTCCCCACCTCGTGCTCTTTAAAGAAGCCGTCAATGACGGTGTTATATGACACCACATCTGGAGCGCAGTTGCCTCCATCATCAGCCATAATGTGGATCATCTCGAGCGCTTCTTGACTCTTCTTGTCACCACAGAGCCCCTTGAGAAGAGTGTTGTAGGAGAAGACATCAGGCGTGCAACCGAGCTCGGGCATTCGTCGGAGCACTACGTCCATGGCCTCGCCCACCCTCTTCCCCACACAGAGGCCGTGGAGCAATTGATTAACGGCGATGGCCTTCACCCTCAACCCCGTCTTGAGGATCTGCCCGAACGCGGCAAGCCCGAGGCTCAGTTCGCCCgcgcggcagcagcagcggaTGAGGACGCCGAATGTGCACACATCGGGAGCCACCTTCTCGGCGCCGGCCCGCGCCACGCGGTTGAAGAGGGAGACGGCGGGCGCGGGGCtgtcacgggcggcggcggtgaggaggcAGTTGACGGCACGAATCGAGGATTTCCCATCTTGCTGGAGCAATTCGTCGAACAGGCGGAGCGCGTCCCCGGGGTCGATGCATCCGGCGTAGTACCGGTCCTGGATGACGCGCTCCAGTCGGGAACCGCCGCCGGCGTGGACGCGGCGGGACATGCGCCCGACCCGAAGAGGCAGGAGCCGCGGAGGCAGCGGCGGGACGCGGGAAGTCTGAAAGAAAAATTGGCGTAGGAGGTGGGAGGAGAAGACCGGGGGAAGACGGCAGCCCACTAGCACTGCCGCTGCCCGCGGCCGTGCTCAGACGTGGCAGCTGCAGCGATGGAGATTGTGACTGAGAGACGAGGGAAGCCGTCGAGGGGTCGACGGGAGGCCCCTATTTGGACCACCCATTGGACTGCTGCACCCGCACAGGTCTGGCTGGCCGGTGGGAGTTTTGGGGCGTGCAAATTGCtgagtttattttatttttatattttctaacattaatatttaaataaataactcttaataaaaaattacaaaattatacGTCGGTAAGCAGGCTACGAGCGACGCAGGGGCTGTAGTTACACGCCGAGTGAACAGTGTTCGTTGAAATCACTGTTCGCAGTAGTATTTTTCCCTTTACATAAAATTGTgatcttctgtgaaaaaattcactaatattcatcttatgtgatggagtaatttttaaaattatttttatcctaagttatatggtaaaaaaataagtttcttGGTAATACTCTATtcacacaaaataataaaaatatatataaatagagtattaccaAGAAAtttactttttcatcatatatactagagctaaaaataattttaaaaattagtcaatcacataagatgaatattagtgaattgtcctagatttttgaaaatttatttaagaCCTTAAcgattgttaaaagttataaaatagtcttttttaaaattttagtttaaattctacacatgcattttagtgaattcaattaaaataagttaCACATAAATTATAAAACACGTACaaaattttttggaatttttagaGCACCAGAAGACCACAGTTTTGCTACAGTTTTGTATAAAGAATATAGGAGGGGAAAATGTTACTATGAACAGTCAAATTGCTTGTCTCGCCGTTCGCAACAGCTGATCGGGCCAAGTTAAGTTTCAAGCCCAATTGTGTGGGCTGGGGACGGCCTGCAACCAGTGTTACTGGACCCAGATTTCAAAATCCAACTCAGATTTGAGTGtctgatttaaaaaaaaaaggacacgTAAAATACAACTCGAAATCCAATACGAGTATCAGAATCTGATACAGACTTAAAGTGTCTGAtttaataaaacaaaattagACACAGATGATCAGATAACACTGCCTATAGCTACCTGAGGAAGTATTCCTCGCTCACCAAAATGTTCAAAGCCTTTGCCAATTGCCATCAACTTCTACAGACTGAAACTTTGCAGTGAAAACAACTGAGCGGGTTCTCCATTTGTGAAAGCCATACTTAATATAAAAAACAAGACGACAGTCCCGTCAAAATAGTTAGATGGAGCATCTACCTGTACCTCGACTCATACATAAGCTACTAAATTTCGAGGCTAGCATTTGCTACATGCCAACATATATCTGAAAGCAAGTCGGCGGGTATAAAGCACAAAGACAACGTGAGAAGGCCAGAATCAAACCAAAACAAATTTCCATGTATTGTGGAGGGACATACACCATCGAACGGAACAAGAAACCATAGTGGTGGATGCCAAAAAAGCTTAATTCCAGAAATAGAGGGCCCTAAACTCACGAGGACAGAATTAACAAGCAACAAAGACTGAATCGCTGTTTATTGAAGATGAACATGACAACAGATCCGTGTTCCGACAACTTTCTGTCAACCAGTAGTATGATGGTAGACTTGCCATGTTTATGCATATCGCTAAGCATTCGATTCCAGGCAGAATGAACAGAAATATCTATAGATAAATCTTAACATTATAATAGCATAGCCACTGAAACTAAAACTATGGGTAGTTCGGTGCCAACAGCAGAACATTATATATAGATTCCATGAAAACAAGTTCAACCTAGATGATTTCAGGGGCCTTAAAATAAAATGCTCAAGTGGGACCCAAGTAGCAATTTATCTCACTTCCAACATTAACCTGGCAATTTTTCCTACTGACATGTACAGTTGCATACTGACTCGAATGCCTGTCCGCTGCCAAGAAAACAACCTCAGATAACTTGTGAAAGCAGCAATTATATTTCAATGTTTATTCATAACAAATGTTTCCTGATAAACAAGTAATGCATTTGAGGCCCTCTTAATTTCTTGTAGATTGCACAAATCAGTTTGTGCGGTAATGACCAAATCTCAAAAATAAGGAGAGAAAAGTTATTTACATGCGCATAGAGTCAGACTACCAAGATATCAAATGAATATCTGgaggaaataaataaatacttcTCAGTCTATCAGCAACATTCAACCAGCATGTCGCAATGCATATACAAGTCAGAAACAGAGGACTGActagaagagaaaaaaatcagttaTATTGTATCAAAAAAGAGGAGATTTTTATGTCTAGCTTGAGTTAACTGATTCAAAATTGAAATGATTGCTACACTATTGCTGGATGTGTGTCAAAAATTATGCCTCTAAAAGACAGCAAATCTGAAACTAAAAGAAGTGTTGTAAGCTCTGAAATTCTAGTTACAGATTCCTTTATGCCTCATCAGGAGGGATGAGAAAGAACCTGGAATCCTTCCTTCAGGATGCTAATGCACATCTAAACATCTGCGATGAAATTATCATATCCAAAATAGAGACAACAGTGAAGCTTCTCAATCTAGGCCAACTAGTGGCTAGCAGCCTTCACGCGATTAGTTACAGGTTATCGAGTTTACCTATAAGGAAAAAAACAGTTGTATGGTGGTAATCACTTATCTGCAGCTCAGACTTAAAATTACTAAAAAAAGGACCGAGAGAGGTGATGAGTGTACCTTGAAATTTACACTTCACTTACAGAGATGAAACTATCTCCTCAATTAACACTTAAAGTGGGGGTTGTCCTATCCCTGTTGGGCTGGGACATTCCCCATAAGGCCCCACTGTCAATAATGTCTAATCAGATTGCCATAGCTACACAAAGCTTCATCCATTTATGGATTCCATAGAAGATCGATATTTTTCTGGGAGGAACTTCTGATGGTGTTGATATTTCCCCCCAGAGAAAAAAGATGTCAATAGTGAAGAAGTGGAAGCTTCTAGGGAGAAGTGATTCTCATCAATTATGGAGAGGTAAACCCCTGCTCTGCTTACCTCACCTCTCTGCAATAGCCTCCTAACTACAGAATTTAGCATACGGGAGTCAGGAGCACAACCATTCTTCTGCATGGATAGAAACAGACTATCGGACTCTTCTAACAACCCTTCTTCTATAAGATGTACCATCACTAAGCTGTAGGTCACAACATCAGGCACCAAACCATTAGCCAAGATAGAAGCAAATAAATCCATGGCTTTTTCCTTTCTGCCACATTTAAGCAGTGTGTCAATCATTATATTTAAAGTCCCAATTTCCAGTTGAAAACCCATCAAACATAGGTTCTGAAACATTTGGAGCGCTTCATCAACACAATTATTTTTGCAAAGTCCTCTTAGAATAATGCAGTATGTGATAACATCCAACGGCGTTTTATCGATGATCATCTTGAGATAGAGTATCCTTGCAGAAGCAGCCTTACCACTCTGAAATAATGCCTGCAGTATTATGCTACATGTGACAGTTCCAGGCTTAACTCCTGTGTTCGGCATTTCTCTGAACAAAGCTAATGCTTCCTGTATCCTTCCATTTGTGTAGAAACCATTAATCAATGTATCATAGGTAAAAGCACCAGGTTTCAAGCCAATCGATACCATAACATCAAGTAATCTCATTGCTTCATCCATCTTACCATCTAAGCAATAACCATTTATCAGTGTAGTATAGGTAATGACATTAGGCTTCTCCCCTGCATGTTCCATATAGTCAAAAAGACTTTGGGCTTCCGTAACCATTCTTGCTTTGCACAGGTTGCCCATTATTGTATTGAAGAACACAATGTCAGGACGGATACCTCTAttcaacatttcaaaatataaggCCTCAGCCTTCTCCCAATTGCCACAGGTACAAAAACCATGAATTAGGCTGTTAAAAACTATAATATTAGGATGCAATCCGTCACCAATCATCTGACTGAATAGGGACATAGCATCCTCCAGTTGGCCTATCTTGCAAAGTTGCTCTATTAATGTTCCATATGTGACTATATCAGGTCTCAATCCTTGATGTTGCATTTCGTCAAATATAAGCATTGCAGCATCAACCATATCATGCttaacatatgcatatatcaAAATGTTGAAGACATGATGATCAGGTACAACGCGATTttctatcatcaaatcaaagagATTATGCATATCAATAAGAGATCCTTCAGTGGCATACCCATGAAGCAGAATGCTGTAGGTGGTGGCATCTGGTTTTTGGCCTCTCTGGATCATAGAATCAAAAATCTTTCTACCTTCATCACATCGTCCATTCTTGCAATGATATCCCATCACCGAGGTATGGGTAACAATATCTGGTTCAATACAAGCTCGGGacatttcttccaaaattctATCAGCCTCTTCCCACTGTCCCAAGGAGCAATATCCATGCACAAGAGTAGTATATGCGGTGCAGTCCGGCATCACACCATCTTCAATCATCCTACGAAAGAACATCTCAGCCTTGTCCATTGCTTGAGCTTTGCACAGACCATCAATGATCGAGTTGTAAGTTACAAAATTTGGTGAAATCCCACGTTCCAGCATTTCATGAAACAGGGTGAAAGCTTTGTCTACCTCACCCTGTTTACAGAAACCATCGATGACAGTGTTGAACGACACCACATTAGGAGGACGGCTATCTGAATCATCATCCATCATGTAAAGCAGCTCTAGAGCCTCCTCACTCTTCTTCTCATCACAGAGCCCCTTGAGAAGAACGGAGTAGGAGAAGACATTGGGCGCGCAGTCAAGCTCAGGCATCCGCCGGAGCACGATGTCCATCGCGTCCCCGATCTTCTTCTCGGCGCAGAGGGCCCTGAGCAGGTTAGTGAAGGTGACGGCCTCTGCCCTCCAGCCCGTCTTGAGGATGCGGCCAAGGGCGGCGAAGCCGAGGTCCAGGCGGCccaggcggcggcagcagccgACGAGGAGGCCGTAGGTGTGCACGGTGGGCGCCACCTTCTCGGCGCCGGCCCTGGCGACGCGGTTGAAAAGGGAGATGGCGAGCGCGGGGCCATTGCGCGCGACGACGGCTAGGAGGCAGTTGATGGCACGGATCGAGGCGGGCCTGGCCTGCGGGAGCAATTCGTCGAACAAGTGGAGCGCGTCCTCGGCGCCGATGTCCCCAGCGCGGTACCGATCTACGACGATGTGCTCCAACAGGA is a genomic window of Phragmites australis chromosome 24, lpPhrAust1.1, whole genome shotgun sequence containing:
- the LOC133907872 gene encoding protein Rf1, mitochondrial-like; translated protein: MFRRPLPSGGILLEHIVVDRYRAGDIGAEDALHLFDELLPQARPASIRAINCLLAVVARNGPALAISLFNRVARAGAEKVAPTVHTYGLLVGCCRRLGRLDLGFAALGRILKTGWRAEAVTFTNLLRALCAEKKIGDAMDIVLRRMPELDCAPNVFSYSVLLKGLCDEKKSEEALELLYMMDDDSDSRPPNVVSFNTVIDGFCKQGEVDKAFTLFHEMLERGISPNFVTYNSIIDGLCKAQAMDKAEMFFRRMIEDGVMPDCTAYTTLVHGYCSLGQWEEADRILEEMSRACIEPDIVTHTSVMGYHCKNGRCDEGRKIFDSMIQRGQKPDATTYSILLHGYATEGSLIDMHNLFDLMIENRVVPDHHVFNILIYAYVKHDMVDAAMLIFDEMQHQGLRPDIVTYGTLIEQLCKIGQLEDAMSLFSQMIGDGLHPNIIVFNSLIHGFCTCGNWEKAEALYFEMLNRGIRPDIVFFNTIMGNLCKARMVTEAQSLFDYMEHAGEKPNVITYTTLINGYCLDGKMDEAMRLLDVMVSIGLKPGAFTYDTLINGFYTNGRIQEALALFREMPNTGVKPGTVTCSIILQALFQSGKAASARILYLKMIIDKTPLDVITYCIILRGLCKNNCVDEALQMFQNLCLMGFQLEIGTLNIMIDTLLKCGRKEKAMDLFASILANGLVPDVVTYSLVMVHLIEEGLLEESDSLFLSMQKNGCAPDSRMLNSVVRRLLQRGEVSRAGVYLSIIDENHFSLEASTSSLLTSFFSGGKYQHHQKFLPEKYRSSMESING
- the LOC133907818 gene encoding protein Rf1, mitochondrial-like, whose amino-acid sequence is MSRRVHAGGGSRLERVIQDRYYAGCIDPGDALRLFDELLQQDGKSSIRAVNCLLTAAARDSPAPAVSLFNRVARAGAEKVAPDVCTFGVLIRCCCRAGELSLGLAAFGQILKTGLRVKAIAVNQLLHGLCVGKRVGEAMDVVLRRMPELGCTPDVFSYNTLLKGLCGDKKSQEALEMIHIMADDGGNCAPDVVSYNTVIDGFFKEHEVGKAYSLFREMLDCGISPDVVTYNSIIDGLCKAQAMDKAEAVLQQMFDKGVVPDGTTYSSLVHGYCTSGQWMEAVIMLKEMSRKGLGPNIVTYNSIMDYLCKKGRCADARKIFDSMIEKGRKPNVTTYSVLLHAYATRGALDDMHNLLTLMTANGIAPDHHVFNILICAYGKYEMVDEAVLIFTKMQQQGLKPNIVSYGTIIDALCKLSRVDDAMSQFNQLINEGFTPNVIIFTSLIYGLCTLGKWKEAEGLAFEMIKTGIHPNAVFFNMIMGNLCKEGRVMEAQNILDLMVHIGVKPDVITYSTLIDGCCLARKMDEAMKLLDDMVVVGLQPNVVLYNTLINGFCLDGKMDEAMTLFASMVAVGLQPDDVTYGTVINGYCKNGRTEDGLALIRDMLNKGVKPDVITYNIMLQGLFRTGRTAAAMELYLKLINSGTRFDIFTYGIILEGLCKNNHIHEALQMFQSLCLMDFRLDTRSYNIMIDALLRYGRKDEALGLFAAISANGLVPDVVTYRLIIVYLIEEGLLEESDDMFLSTENNGCAANSLMLNAIVRSLLRKNVNDKAGTYLYKIDERGFSLEASTASLLISMFSQGKYQHDLKFLPEKYHFHMEACNG